Sequence from the Arvicola amphibius chromosome 3, mArvAmp1.2, whole genome shotgun sequence genome:
TAATTAACAGTAAGGTTGCCTGAAAAGGTCATAGGCATTATATTACTAAGTACATACCTCTTGAAATCAATAACACATATAAGtttgtttaaatataaatatacagtcTAAATTAAACTATTCCATCTGGATAATGTTATCTCAAAGATCAAAAACTCCAAAGCAAAACATGAAAACTCTTCTTCTGAGTTGTTCATAAGGGCTGTTTAAGAGACTACCAAAAGATAACAAGCTTTTGGTACTTTTCTTCACTATCTTCCAGAGGAGGAAGCTAAGTTCCTATTCCTGAAGACTTCATGCACTTAATACTCAGGGTTCAAAACAAATGAGCTGGAACTGACTTGAATGTCTCCTCCCTAAGGATACTGTTTAGGCACCAGTGGGTGCcaacaaagatgaaaaaaaaaagaggctcaaCAATCAATGCTACCCAGCTACGATGGCTTTGAACCACAGTGATGACAAGCTTGTTATAATAATTCTAAGAGTACGTTAGTGACATAAACATGACAGAAATCAATAGCTTTTAATCCTACGTAAAAAATCTATCAACAAGTGGGAAACCTTGCCTGATACTGGATAAATTTGCTACTACCAATGCTAAGGAAATCACGAATCTTAGACAAGAACCAACAGCTGCTACTTTATCAAATGAGCACAGTCCCTAAGTACACTCTATAACTTTGTTATcatatccacagataagtgtacACTCCTTAATAAAGAACTCTTTGCACTAAatggaaaccattacagaaaacaacaaTCAACCAAAATTCAGAACTGTATGTCTAATCGTCAAATAAACTGCGCCTTTTTAGGTTTAGGCATCATTATAGAACAGGTAGTAGAAAGAGTGCAAAAGACAGAGAATCAAAGTTTACTATGAGATTGTCCTAGGAATTCCAGAAGCATCACAAATAAAGCACCACCACCATGAATACCTATGCATTATGGGAACAAGGAcaacagaaacagacatgctATAGTGAACATGGAAAAGCCCAAGGGGCGACActtaaacaaagaactacagtcaACTAAGGAAATGTTAGAGTGGGAGAGATATTCTTACCCagtgaagagcacaccaactCAACATCCAATACCAAACACTTATCTCTGAAaatatacatgcaagtaacatcTGGCAGAATgagcaggttttatttttatatttaagaatatgtgtatgcatgcatttagAAATCTATTTTagatgtaacaacaattaaagaaaatgtgaaaatgaatttgaaagggatATTAACCTGGAGCGTttatagagaagaaagagaaggggatatGATGCTTTTATATaactattaaaacagaaaaatgattaaaaactgTTTAATGTTCATTTAATGTTAGAATTGAAAATTTGGATAGTATTAGTGTTAACAAATGATTAATTTAAATATGTGATTGATAAGATGTACAAACACTAAACAATTGACAAGTTTATTTGTAGTTTTGAGAAGCTAGGCATATGGAAAGGAATATGATGAAGCTCTAAAATAGAATCAAAagcctttttaaataattatgagctagaaaacatcattttgagtaaggtaacacagacacagaaagacaactaacacatgtactcactcataagtggtttttaaacataaagcaaagaataccccccacaaatcacaatcccagagaacttagacaacaatgaggaccctaagagagacatacatagatctaatctacatgggcaatagaaaaagacaagatctcctgagtaaatttggagcatgaggaccttgggggagcattgaaggggagggggaaaggtgggagagaagcagagaaaaatgtagaactcaataaaaattaatataaaaaagctagaacacacacagacacatgccaaCAGGTCAGAGCACTTACCTTGTAGTCTTAATGACCTGAGTACCATCCCAGAGAACTAAATGTGGGGAACTTTTCCTGGGGTTCCGAGTGTTGTACTCGCAAAACAAGGATCATTGATGTTGTCTACAATGCATCCAATAATGAGCTGGTCCGCACCAGGACTCTGGTCAAGAACTGCATTGTGCTTATTGACAGCACACCGTACCGACAGTGGTACGAGTCCCACTATGCACTGCCCTTGGGCCGCAAGAAGGGGGCCAAGCTGACTCCTGAGGAGgaagaaatattaaacaaaaaacgatcaaagaaaattcagaagaaatacgatgaaaggaaaaagaacgcCAAGATCAGcagtcttctggaggagcagttCCAGCAGGGCAAGCTTCTGGCCTGTATCGCCTCAAGACCAGGCCAGTGCGGCAGAGCAGATGGCTATGTGCTAGAAGGCAAGGAGCTGGAGTTCTATCTGAGGAAGATCAAAGCCCGGAAAGGCAAATAAAACATCCTTTATAGCTCATGTAATAAAGGTGTTTATTAttctgaaaaaaacaacaaaacaaaacaaaaaaaaaaaacagagaccctgtctcacccaGTAGAAGTAAGGAGCCACATCCACCTCCAGaaggttatacacacacacacacacacacacacacacacacacacacacacacacacaccattagcataacacaaacaaacataaaactgcAAACACATAAGCATATACactacaataataatttttagaataatACAAAATAGTGTATTCTGATAAATAAATGGTgtctatattttcaaaaaatacatATGAGAAAATTTGaatgataaattatatttgaaaataaataatataaatatatattatatcgctattttaaattatttagtttTAAGTGGTGATGCCTAAAACCTGTTTATTACATGAGAAAAATGCCATTGATTACAAGTACAAATAACACAGTCagaacagaaaatgaataaagattttAAGATTAACTGTTCCCAAAgttaaacaatataaatatataattttcttctcttagaaATTAAAAGCAATATCTACAGACACATGGATGATGTGCGTATCCATAAGTGTAGGTGTATAGAGGACAGGAAGGGTCTGTGAGTTTAAGAGGACAACTTTGTCGAGTCATTTCTGTCCTGTGTCTCTACACGGCAAACTGAACTCAAGGTCATCAAGCTTGCATTGAAGGACATGCGCACTGAGTTATGTTGTGGGACCAAGTCCAGTTTTCATGAAAACAAATAGAGTATAGAAATGGActaacgggggctggagagatggctcagaggttaagagcattgcctgctcttccaaaggtccagagttcaattcccagcaaccacatggtggctcaaaaccatctgtaatggggtctggtgccctcttcctgcaggcatacacacagacagaatattatatacataataaataaaaagaatatacaattaaaaaaaagaaatggactaACAAAGAATACCAAAATGATATTGCAGGAAAAATAGCTGTTGTAAAtaactttgtaaaatattttaaagatatatttaatcAGTTTCTACTTCTGCTTCCTCCCTCAAACTTTTCCATGTACATGCCTTATTCTTTGTTAATATTCATGTCCTCTTTtactttaattgttgttatataatatacatagatatttctaaatacatacatgcacaaattatacatattcatatctatgcaaatatgttatatataattatgtataatctcattgtatatatttgtatgtatgttttcaggataAAGTAATTTTGATATAATATTTTGGGCTTCCTCTATGGgatacatcattaaaaaaatgaccaaaccaaaagaaatattGAACTCAAAAGTTTTGAAACtgttgatggtgatggtgacTCAGGTCCAAAACTTTGTAATACAGCTggaatagaaaaattaaacagTATAGGGAGGAGTTCAGATATCATTGTGAAGCAAACTGTATGAACAATATAGCCAAATGGGGAAATACATGAGGTGGAGGGTTACATTTAGAAGACTATATAGGTTCTCAATAGGCTCATAGACTAGTACATGGAAAGATAGATTGCAACGTCTCAATATGTAGCTCAGAGTCAATAGCACTGGAAAAGCAAATAGCAATGTATATCTCGGatcaaaatataaagaagaaaaaatatgcatttgtctatatataatttcattaCTTTTATGATAGTGttcacaatttattttaatatattacatCTACCATTTTCTCAATTCCTTTCAAATTCATCCTATATACCCTACCCTCTTgcagtgaatgtgtgtgtatgtgtgtgtgtgtctgtttataaaTGGTAAATTTGCAAAACaacttaaaaacataattaaaagtattaGCCAATGCCTAAACTATACAACATTTTAACAGCTGGAGCCTCCTATCCTTGGAGTTTTCCACTGTTTTCCCTAAGCTTCTTTTCTGGCATCTTAACATTGGCTTATCATGCTATGAGTGCTTTTACCTGGACAGGGCACTGTTGGGCTGCTAGACTCGGTACAGTGATCATCTTCTCCGAAGATTATTCTTCACCCAGATATTCAAAgtatctttttcttgtgcttgttGGCCTCCACAATACTGTATGGTTTCCCAACCAATTGTAGTCTTTCCAGAtattggttcatttttttttatttttctcttccctatCACTTTTCACTGAAATAAATGTCATCATAGGCATATTTTTCTTGATTGCTTATTATTATTCACTATTCAGTAGGTCTTTCATGTGCCAAGTTTTTGACCATGAATGCACTCATTAGTAATATCTGTTCAAGAGAATGATAATCTCCTGATGCtttatttactatattaaagCCACCTGCTTCTATATGGTCATCAGCTTTAAGGAAACTAACAAAAATGCACTTTCAGAAATCCAACCTTTTATACACAGCTTGATATCCATAGGGCTATTTTTAGTACAGATCATTCTTTCGTCAGTTGTTTATCTAACGGGCAATCATGTCTTGTCAATCCCTTCCTCTGAACATCTTCAAATGTGTCATTTTATTTAAGTGATATCTCCCACCACCTTAGAACTGTAGCTCATCATCTTACACCTGGACTACGGAAATAGCCTGTCTTCTGGCAAGTGTACACAAGTCATTTTCTGCATCATTCCTTCctaaatgagtttttaatttgtCTAAATCATAGCTTTCAAAATGTGGTTTAGAAATGCAGAAATTATCAATGATTCAAAAGCCATATATAAAATATCCTCAGTTTAGGTTTGAAAATACTAAAGACTCTTttgatacacatgcacacacacagtacatgcacattcacacactcatatacacattcataagtatgccaaacacacacacacacacacacacacacacacacacacacacacgcacgcacacaccttGTTCTTTGaatgtctctgtgtttttctttatttcattaacatcatttttttaattccaaaTAGTTTCCAGCATGGTTGGGAGACTTTCTACAAATTCGTCCTCTGCTGCCAAACATTAATAACTGCTCTGAAAATCTGAAATTACTTTTTCAGGGTGGAAAAATTCTAAACCTTTCAAATCTTTTTTGACATCCCCAGTATACCTTGGTTTCTATGTGATGCTTGTGTGTTATTAAGGAATGTAATCTAAACATTAAAAGTTAAGAGGATCACACCAGAGGAAGAGATAAGGAAGGCAGAAATGTAATATCATCAGAGCTCTGTGCAGTGTCTGAGTTCAGTACCCATCCCCCCAGAGTATCACTCGAGAGAATGTGTTACTTGCTCACTTAGATCATCTGTCTaatgagaagagatggagaactCCACAAATGTTCATATTCTTCATAATTCCACCAGTGAATGAAGAAATTGTTGCAGCTCCATATCATATGGTCCCGACAGTACAGTCTGTTGCAACAATCGAGAATTTCCCTTGATCCATACAAAGATAGAGGCTTTACTATGTTTGGGAAATGCGTGGTATTGGCAGTGAAAGTCAGAGTCCACTATAAAGCGTATCAGAAACAACTCTTATTTAGGTCTTTCTGATCCATTACTTTTCTAACTGAATCTAGTCCACAGattattcattttcaaatgttaaCTATAAAGACTTAGCAAAAAAAGACATCAGGTAAATTAGCATTTTTGCTGCTGCAACTTATAACTAACATGTAATGGAATATGTATTTGACTTAGTCCATCTTTTCCCCACTCATTCTATATATCTCTCACATTCCTGAGGCGCCTAGGTCTGtactgtttgccttttttttcataatatagaaCATATTTCACAATGATTGGAGGATGTACTTGCACTATGGTTTAAGGATAACATTGTTGTAATTTCATATCCTTAAGTATGCTTGAGCATGTACCTGCCAATAAATATAATGCGTCCATGAGCTTCATATTCCATATAGTCTCCTAAGTATTCTAGATCCTATGGAACCTGAAGTCTTCCTACAAATATAAACCTGACTCCTCTTCGCAATTGTTCATCTACGATGGTTGGAAAGAAGAACCCCAAAAGGATAGTGCTGTCCATACATTTTATTCCAGAAGTTACTAAAAACAAATCATACAGACTTTCATGACTCAATTTTAATAGgcttaaatattttgattttttcattAGCTATGTCAGATAGTCTTGGCTCCTAGGACAGTTTCTCAAAGCATTTGGAGTTGCAGGATTATATACTTCTTGTCTGAGCTAATATTCTGGAAACAAGTTAGCACCCTGCCCTTTcaggggttttgtgtgtgtgtgtgtgtgtgtgtgtgtgtgtgtgtgtgtgtgtgtgtgtgtgtgtgtgcatcttaaTGCCTTAAGCAGATGAGTTAATTAACAGATATTTTGGCATTCCAtgagactagatagttacaaTGGCATTCTGGGAAGTAGAAGAAGTGATcataataattattttctgaagtaGTTTTTTTAATTACCAAACACGCATTTTTGTTAGTGACATATTGACATCTTCTATATATTATAAAGACAGATTTTTTGAACCTAGAAAGTGaccattatttataaattttatttgaaaatacaaagTTATATGAATTAATggctttttgaaataaaaaaattcttgatAGTATGTTGACCTTTAAAGGTAGGTTCATTGGCACATTTCATTTTTACTCTGGAGGCttgcaaacaaaaatataattgtttttaataagtgCCTTTGTTGTGGTATTCActtgttctatttttctgttttgttgtaaTATTTTTGCTTTGATAGATTTAATGTTGAAaaagtatatgtatacataataaatgtatACTGAATATGGCAGATACctttatattgtattattttaattctttctggCTATAAATTCATGTTTTATCTCTCTGATTTGATGCGGTTTGTATTCAGATTTGCTCTTTTGAATGTGTTGCATAGGTCAACATTAAGAGTTGTTCTTTAATACTTAATACTGAGACAAAAGCGCAGCCAGTTCTGTTCTTGATATTTGCAGAAATCATGCCTAGTTGGTGGATTGATTGGTACCATTAACTTGGTTGTTGTCAAACAGGGCTTACACCATGCTGGAGGCaatttatgttttcattgtttcccaCTTGACATGCTATAGCATGCTATAACAACTATGATGTCTTGACTCGCTATCACCCACTAATATCTTCCAtctttctgtatatctctctGTCGAAATCCCCTACCTTCTGTCTCATTCTTTTAGTTTTACGAAATTGTGAAACTAATCTTGACTGATgctgttatctttttattttaaaatcatgtgtggACATTTAGCACAGGTTGTGTTAGTACTGAAAAAACTCAATATAATCTTGTGAATGAGATAAATATTAGCCTCAAtagtaaatttattattttccctaTAAGAAAATGAGTCATAGGTTTTTAAATACTTTAGAGACATATTTCTTACGTTTACTACCTTTTTATCAAaatttttcagacattttataCATTTACCCTTCTCCCCAGATTTCTTTCTGATACTATTCACATTTTTACCCACAAAACATGATGTTCATTTAATCTGTCCTTAAAAATctagcaaacaaaaacaagaaacatgcacaaaaatacatattttaccttttaattaaagttaaatttttgaataatataaatatgatatttCTTAAATGGGTCCTATATATAATTACTGTCTTTTCAATACTGTATATAAATGCCTTATTTTGTCCTACAAGGATATGTCGCTGGGTAAGTACAGGTATATTTTAGAGGGTTCTAGTTTTGTTGTTAGCTCCCACACCACGTGGTGTACAATTTCTATCTAATCCCAACTCCAATGGTATCTACTACTTCTTGTCTCCATTAACTCCTGCACTTGTATAAACATATtcatacacaggaacacacaaactaattaaaaattaGTCTTAGTAAtctttacatctcaaattaattCCTGAATTTGCTTGTTTAGGAAAAAagcattcctttaaaaaatggaataaggAGAAAAATTATAATGGCTGCCTGTGTATTAAcagatttatttaataaaaggtaGCTTAATTTGTTGAAGTGTTTGAGTATTTTTAACATTTCACAAGAGTCACCTTTAACTTTTTGTACACTATAACTATATTTTCATGTAGGCCTTCACTACCTACATACTTTGACTGTTAATTTTATGTGTCCACCTAACTGGGCCAGTTGGCAGACATATATTTGCTTAAAAATTTCTCTGGAGAAAGTCTTAAGTTGCAGTCACCATTGATACTGGAAGATTAATTAGAAGAGTTTGTTCTCCCCAGTGATGCCATTCTTTATCAAGTCACTTGAAATAGAAGGGTTGCTCTTCCatgaaaaaagtaaatttatcTTACTTATTGCCATCATGCTGAGGCATCATTCATTTCACAAAGCTAGAAGGagcaattttaaatgtttttcctgcCAATGTTAACCCAGGGCTTTCACTTAAAAGGGAAtaaatagtgaagggaaccctgatggctctttggcttggagagggacggagtgggggtatgggtggaagggaggggagggaagggggaggaggaggggagaagatggaaatttttaataaaaaaaatgagaaaaaaagggaaTAAATAGTTTCTTCTTAAACCAATGAGGATGACTGAGGCCTAGGAACCTGAACTCCAGTTTGTGCAACTACAAAGCTTATTCACTGCAGCAGTTCCATGAGACTTTGGAAGTTACCGATCAGAgacagtcataaatcaaggcattcTCCAGATAAAGTGTGGGAGCCACAGATAGTCAGGTTACAGAAAAGTGTGGAAATCTTTGCCATCAAACTCATAAACTATCTGGTGACATTCTTTGCTCTTGGATAGTGAATGCTAGGAGTCGTTTAGAATATATGCCTATGCCATAGTTCAGGTttagtttatttaattataaacttgAGTCAGAAAACTTTATCTACAGAAAAATgtgatactttttaaattttatttttattaatttttattgagctctacatttttctctgctcccctccctgcctttcccctccctttcaaaaCTCtcaaggtacccatgctcccaatttactcaggataccttgtctttttctacatcccatgtggattaaatctatgtatgtctttcttagggtcctcattgttgtctaagttctctgggattttgatttgtgggttggttttctttgccttatgtttaaaaaccacttatgagacAAGGTTGTCCATACCTATTCAAAATATGAGACTTTTCATGCAAATGTCAGGCTCAATGATGAGACAACATGATAGAAGAATACCACAGCAAACACCCCTGAGTCAGAATGAACTATCAAATATGAATTTTGAGTATTAATCACTAAGTTTCCTATGAGActtacattttcattctttttcataatATTGCACACTACTTCTTGAAGTTCATTTCATTACAGAGAAATTCTGCTAATTGAAATAAACTTTGAttactacttctttttttttttttttttttctcactgtttgtattttttttagatatttaaaaatttcacatCTCCTTAAGCCTcctcactccacccccatcccgcCCATcgtcttccccctttctctcccctcctctcccccttccctcccctcccctccacccatacctcccctccctccctccctctcaaggccaaggagccatcagggttccccactctatgctaagaccaaggtcctcccaactccccccaggtccaggaaggtgatcgaccaagctgagaaggctcccacagagcccgtccatgaagaacaatcagagcccagagccattgtcctttgcttctcagtcagcccccgctgttggccacactcagagagacgggtttggtcgcatgatccatcagtcccattccaactggagttggtgatctcccattagttctgtcccatcgtctccatgagtgaacgcacccctctcgttcctgactttctccctcaagttctcactccttctgctcctcatcaggaccttggggtgcttgggatataggaagggtggatatgagagcagggaagcatatatctgaatttaaggagctacctgagggttgtcaagagacttgaccctagaggggttcccaggtttccagggagacgcccccagttagttccttgggcagctgaggagagggagcctgaaaaggccagttcctatagccatactgatgaatttcttgcatatcaccatagaacctccacctgacgttagatgaagaaaatgacagagccccaccttggagcaccggactgagctcccaaggtcctgatgaggagcagaaggagagagaacatgagaaagaaagtcaggaccgtgagggaacctccagctggcgacagatggggaaggtgactgagccccacattggagcactggactgattaCTACTTCTTGAAGTTCATTTCATTACAGAGAAATTCTGCTAATTGAAATAAACTTTGATTTGTCCTATGAGACAATGCCTTGGCCTTCTCAGGTTATTGTAAAGATATCATAAACTATATTGCTTAAAAATGTAAAGCTAAATAACAGATACTTCAAAGAACAAAGTTTCTTTGGGGAAAGCATGGCAACATTTAGAGAGGTGAGACAAGATTTTACATCTGTAAAAAGCGATAAATTTCTGTTTGTTACTTGAATGTAATATTGAGTCATTTTatgaaactgagacaggagatgTTATGTATGCTTTGTTAGAAGTGAGTTTTaggaaaacattttctgaaaatttgTACTATTAAATAATGATTAAGATATGTCTTGCTCGGGAAATACATAGAAACCTAGTGAAGTATAATATATGAGTGCATGTAGAACTTAAAAGGGTTTATTATGATATTTAAAAAGTTCTCCAGGAAGTATTTATGTTAGAGAGCAAATATTgatcttatatttttataaattgctAACCTTAATTGAAATTtggacaaataaacaaaataaaacaacaaaaagaatttaactatactttaaaaagttgtttttgtcaaggcagggcttctctgtagctttggagcctgtcctagaactaggtcttgtagaccaggctggccttgagcttagagagatccatctgcctctgcctcccgagtgttggtaATAAAGTCTTGCCCCAGCACCACCTGGAGAGAACTGTATATTTTACGCAAACATTACCAAAGCTTTTCTAAGACATCTCAGGAttgaaaaatccaaataaaaggaCTTGCAGACTAAATGTCTTCTGAGGAACCAATTCTCCCTTATCCTTATTAGGAGGGGAAAGCAGATTAGTTCATGCAGTCTCATTTGACAAGAATATATATCATATTCACATGATTTTATTCTTATGACTAACCCCCTAGAATCCTATGTCTAATTTTATAATCATGCAGTCAGGTATTTAAAGTGTGAATTCTGAGAATACACCAATATTCAGGTCACTTTAGCCTAtgttaacaagaaaaaaatatacacatgGATTCTGAAGACTATTACAAATCTAACATTATTTAACTTTCCTTTGGTGTGCATTATAGACCTActatctgtctgtccgtctgtcagtcagtcagtctgtcagtctgtctgtctgtcagtcagtctgtcagtctgtctgtctatctgtctgtctgtttatctgtctatctgactagctatctagctatctatctctccctctctctatacatatatatctaccCATCTAATTATCTTTGTGTCATATATCTTTTGCAATGGTTTCgctaataaaattaaacaaattttgatgttttaaatataGACAACATAGTTCATGTAGATACATTGTGAGTTTTGGAAAGATAATACcaatttagaaattaatatggatTGTGTGCGGTAAGAGAAAATGCCCAGTAAGAAACCCAGCTAGGAGGAAATGGTCTCACTGTCTCAAGGAATAAGAAA
This genomic interval carries:
- the LOC119808919 gene encoding 40S ribosomal protein S8-like — translated: MAENEKIKGTSSMVRELNVGNFSWGSECCTRKTRIIDVVYNASNNELVRTRTLVKNCIVLIDSTPYRQWYESHYALPLGRKKGAKLTPEEEEILNKKRSKKIQKKYDERKKNAKISSLLEEQFQQGKLLACIASRPGQCGRADGYVLEGKELEFYLRKIKARKGK